Proteins from a single region of Synechococcus sp. WH 8109:
- the msrB gene encoding peptide-methionine (R)-S-oxide reductase MsrB, whose protein sequence is MSLSAAVLSRRSLLFAAMSVVFGSLWRPQPVLAASKAGDPSWDLNADKWRERLSPQAYDVLRNEGTERPFTSPLNGEKRSGTYHCAGCDAALFSSEAKFDSGTGWPSFWQPLDGAIATKVDFKLILPRTEYHCSCCGGHQGHVFNDGPRPTGKRYCNNGVALRFQPA, encoded by the coding sequence ATGAGTTTGAGTGCCGCCGTTCTGTCCCGTCGATCGCTGCTGTTCGCGGCAATGTCAGTGGTCTTTGGCAGTCTCTGGAGACCTCAGCCTGTGCTGGCGGCATCCAAAGCTGGCGATCCCTCGTGGGATCTCAATGCCGACAAGTGGCGTGAGCGGTTGTCTCCCCAGGCCTATGACGTGTTGCGCAATGAGGGAACGGAGCGCCCGTTCACCAGTCCGCTTAATGGGGAGAAGCGTTCCGGCACCTATCACTGCGCTGGTTGTGATGCAGCCTTGTTTTCGTCGGAGGCCAAATTCGATAGCGGAACCGGCTGGCCCAGCTTCTGGCAGCCCCTGGATGGAGCCATCGCCACAAAAGTAGATTTCAAATTGATCCTGCCGCGCACGGAATACCACTGCAGCTGTTGTGGTGGGCACCAGGGCCACGTGTTCAATGACGGACCGCGACCCACCGGCAAGCGCTACTGCAACAACGGTGTCGCCCTCCGCTTCCAGCCCGCTTGA
- a CDS encoding NAD(P)/FAD-dependent oxidoreductase, producing the protein MSPSASSPLDLIVVGGGPAGYMAAITAAEQGVRRVLVLEGTPEPLQKVRISGGGRCNVTHACWDPRELATHYPRGSRPLRGAFSRFACGDAIAWFDEHGLTLVEEPDGRMFPQQNRSEAVIQCLQKAARASGVQLRTKAMVQQVRVHPEGGFVLEGRGLEPLHGGCLMLATGGHPSGRNLAAALGHQVVPPVPSLFSLALQAPALSACSGIAIDDVGLDLKLGDQRFRQTGRVLITHRGLSGPATLRLSAFAARALHQNRYKGELKLDWSAGLGRSGLTERFQQWRQEQARRTLSAAKPLEHLPRRLWQAFLTMAGVEPERRWADLPIKAERRLVELLCAQSVPIQGRGPFGEEFVTAGGVTLGEVNLATMESRRCPGLYLAGELLDVDGVTGGFNFQACWSGGWLAGQAIAAVLTGSDQTR; encoded by the coding sequence GTGTCGCCCTCCGCTTCCAGCCCGCTTGATCTGATTGTTGTTGGTGGTGGTCCTGCCGGGTACATGGCGGCGATCACTGCAGCCGAGCAGGGGGTTCGGCGGGTGCTGGTGCTGGAAGGCACCCCTGAGCCCCTCCAGAAGGTGCGCATCAGCGGTGGCGGTCGCTGCAATGTCACCCATGCCTGCTGGGACCCCCGTGAACTGGCAACCCATTACCCCCGTGGCAGTCGACCCTTGCGTGGCGCCTTCAGTCGCTTCGCCTGCGGCGATGCGATCGCCTGGTTTGACGAACATGGGCTCACGCTGGTGGAAGAACCCGATGGACGGATGTTTCCGCAGCAGAACCGTTCTGAGGCCGTGATTCAGTGCCTGCAGAAGGCGGCAAGGGCGTCGGGTGTCCAGCTGCGCACGAAGGCGATGGTCCAGCAGGTGCGCGTTCACCCCGAGGGGGGGTTTGTGCTCGAGGGCCGCGGCCTCGAGCCTTTGCATGGGGGCTGCTTGATGTTGGCCACGGGGGGGCATCCCAGTGGCCGAAACCTGGCGGCAGCCCTCGGCCACCAGGTGGTGCCGCCGGTGCCATCGCTGTTCAGCCTTGCCCTGCAGGCACCGGCCCTATCGGCCTGCAGTGGCATTGCTATCGACGATGTGGGCCTCGATCTCAAGCTGGGTGATCAGCGCTTCCGCCAGACCGGGCGGGTCCTGATCACCCACCGTGGTCTGAGTGGACCCGCCACGTTGCGCCTCTCAGCCTTTGCCGCCAGGGCCCTGCATCAGAATCGCTACAAGGGTGAACTGAAGTTGGATTGGAGTGCTGGGTTGGGGCGGTCGGGGCTGACCGAGCGGTTTCAGCAATGGCGACAGGAGCAGGCCCGGCGAACCCTTTCAGCAGCGAAGCCCTTGGAACATCTGCCGCGGCGGTTGTGGCAAGCCTTTTTGACCATGGCTGGGGTGGAGCCAGAGCGCCGTTGGGCGGATCTGCCGATCAAGGCGGAGCGTCGATTGGTGGAGCTGCTCTGTGCGCAGAGTGTGCCGATCCAGGGACGTGGACCCTTTGGGGAGGAGTTCGTCACCGCCGGCGGTGTCACCTTGGGGGAGGTCAACCTGGCCACGATGGAGAGCCGCCGCTGCCCCGGTCTTTACCTGGCGGGTGAACTGCTGGATGTGGATGGGGTGACCGGCGGTTTCAACTTTCAGGCTTGCTGGAGCGGCGGTTGGCTGGCGGGCCAGGCCATCGCTGCAGTGCTCACTGGATCTGATCAAACACGGTGA
- the grpE gene encoding nucleotide exchange factor GrpE — protein MSGDASIPEQDQNGASGAVPATPESAPDAPEATSEQAPAAVDPADRMQQLEQELSALKQEHETLNSQYMRIAADFDNFRKRQSRDQDDMRQQLVCSTLTEILPVVDNFERARQQLNPEGEEAQALHRSYQGLYKQLVEVLKQQGVARMEVVGQEFDPNLHEAVLREESSEFAEDVVCEELQRGYHRDGRVLRHAMVKVSMGPGPSDPASAPAEAAATPDQTAEEP, from the coding sequence ATGAGCGGCGACGCCTCCATCCCAGAGCAGGACCAGAACGGTGCGTCCGGTGCTGTTCCAGCCACGCCGGAGTCCGCTCCAGATGCGCCCGAAGCGACGTCTGAACAGGCTCCTGCAGCGGTGGATCCGGCGGATCGGATGCAGCAGCTCGAGCAGGAGTTGAGCGCGTTGAAGCAGGAGCACGAGACGCTCAACAGCCAATACATGCGCATAGCGGCGGATTTCGACAACTTCCGCAAGCGCCAGAGCCGCGACCAGGACGACATGCGTCAGCAGCTGGTCTGCTCGACCCTCACGGAGATTCTTCCCGTCGTCGACAACTTCGAGCGGGCTCGTCAGCAGCTGAATCCTGAAGGTGAGGAAGCCCAGGCGCTGCATCGCAGTTACCAAGGTCTGTACAAGCAATTGGTGGAGGTGCTGAAGCAGCAGGGGGTGGCCCGGATGGAAGTGGTTGGCCAGGAGTTCGACCCCAACCTGCATGAGGCCGTGCTGCGGGAGGAAAGCAGCGAGTTCGCTGAGGACGTGGTCTGCGAGGAGCTTCAGCGCGGCTACCACCGCGATGGGCGTGTGCTGCGCCACGCCATGGTGAAGGTGTCGATGGGTCCAGGACCATCCGATCCAGCGTCAGCGCCCGCTGAGGCCGCAGCGACACCGGATCAGACGGCGGAGGAGCCCTGA
- the dnaJ gene encoding molecular chaperone DnaJ: MADFYDLLGVSRDVDPDSLKRAYRRMARQYHPDINKDPGAEDRFKEIGRAYEVLSDPQTRARYDQFGEAGLGGAAGAPDMGDMGGFADLFETFFQGFGGPGGAGAGRPRRKGPQQGDDLRYDLTIDFEQAVFGQDQEIKIPHLETCDTCGGSGAKAGSGPTTCGTCGGAGQVRRATRTPFGSFTQVAECPNCGGTGQVISDPCGSCGGQGVKQVRKKLRINIPAGVDTGTRLRVTGEGNAGPRGGPSGDLYVFLTVRNHPRLQRDGLNIFSEVKVSYLQAILGDTIEVETVDGSKELDIPAGTQPGTVLTLPNLGIPKLGNPVARGDQRVTVTVDLPKRISDVERELLEQLAGHHSARGKQHHHHNSGLFARLFGQKG, from the coding sequence ATGGCCGACTTCTACGACCTGCTCGGCGTCAGCCGGGATGTTGATCCCGACAGCCTCAAGCGGGCTTATCGGCGCATGGCGCGTCAGTACCACCCCGACATCAATAAGGATCCCGGCGCTGAAGATCGTTTCAAGGAAATCGGCCGCGCCTACGAGGTGCTCAGTGATCCCCAGACCAGGGCCCGTTATGACCAGTTCGGTGAAGCCGGACTTGGTGGTGCGGCCGGTGCCCCTGACATGGGGGACATGGGCGGATTCGCGGATCTATTTGAGACGTTTTTTCAGGGCTTCGGTGGACCCGGGGGTGCTGGAGCTGGTCGGCCGCGGCGCAAGGGCCCTCAGCAGGGGGATGACCTTCGTTACGACCTGACGATTGATTTCGAGCAGGCGGTGTTTGGTCAGGATCAGGAGATCAAGATCCCGCATCTGGAGACCTGCGACACCTGCGGCGGCAGCGGTGCCAAAGCGGGCAGTGGACCCACTACCTGCGGCACCTGTGGCGGTGCCGGGCAGGTGCGCCGTGCCACCCGGACTCCCTTCGGCAGTTTCACTCAGGTCGCCGAGTGCCCCAACTGTGGAGGCACGGGCCAGGTGATTTCGGATCCCTGCGGGTCTTGTGGTGGCCAGGGTGTCAAACAGGTGCGCAAGAAGCTGCGGATCAACATCCCTGCGGGGGTGGACACCGGAACACGGCTTCGTGTGACCGGCGAAGGCAACGCTGGACCCCGGGGAGGCCCGTCCGGTGACCTTTACGTTTTCCTCACCGTTCGCAATCACCCGCGCTTGCAGCGGGATGGCCTGAACATCTTCTCGGAGGTCAAGGTCAGCTACCTCCAGGCGATTCTTGGCGACACCATTGAGGTGGAAACGGTGGATGGCAGCAAGGAGCTGGACATCCCCGCCGGCACCCAGCCCGGCACGGTACTCACCCTGCCGAACCTGGGCATCCCCAAGCTCGGGAATCCGGTGGCACGGGGTGATCAGCGCGTGACGGTCACTGTGGATCTGCCGAAGCGGATCAGTGATGTGGAGCGGGAGCTCCTCGAGCAGTTGGCGGGCCACCATTCCGCCCGCGGCAAGCAACACCACCACCACAACAGTGGTCTTTTCGCTCGCTTGTTCGGTCAGAAGGGATGA
- a CDS encoding sulfurtransferase TusA family protein, translating to MSGPSLDLRGTPCPVNFIRCKLTLEQMSSGDCLEVCLDRGEPEAMVLPGLRDAGHRVNCIDQTPDAITIEVICGG from the coding sequence ATGAGCGGGCCTTCCCTGGATCTGCGGGGAACGCCCTGTCCGGTGAATTTCATTCGCTGCAAGCTCACCCTCGAGCAGATGAGCAGCGGTGACTGTCTCGAGGTCTGTCTCGATCGGGGTGAGCCTGAGGCCATGGTTCTTCCAGGTCTGAGGGATGCAGGCCATCGTGTGAACTGCATTGATCAAACGCCGGATGCCATCACCATCGAGGTGATCTGCGGTGGCTGA
- the rsgA gene encoding ribosome small subunit-dependent GTPase A, giving the protein MVVALQANYLEVELDVAPDGCPRRLLCTRRTRLSYQGEAVYVGDRVRVEAIDPGQGRAVVAEVEPRHSFLTRPPVANVSLVAVVLAVEQPSFDPDQASRFLLTAERTGLEVILLLTKTDLLSAAALERLVTRLQGWGYDPLALSSAAGTGIDALRQRLAGAQLSVLCGPSGVGKSSLLNQLRPDLQLRTAAVSGRLQRGRHTTRHVELFPLGPSSRVADTPGFNRPDLPDNPQELGVLFPELRQQLDPWSCRFRDCLHRGEPGCGVSTDWERYALYKAALIEQSSLSRPSRGG; this is encoded by the coding sequence ATGGTGGTAGCGCTCCAGGCCAACTACCTGGAGGTTGAGCTGGATGTCGCACCTGATGGATGCCCAAGGCGGCTGCTCTGCACCCGCCGCACCCGGCTCAGCTATCAGGGTGAAGCTGTTTATGTGGGCGATCGGGTTCGTGTCGAGGCGATTGATCCAGGCCAGGGGCGTGCCGTGGTGGCCGAAGTCGAGCCACGCCACAGTTTTCTCACACGTCCACCGGTGGCCAACGTCTCCTTGGTGGCTGTGGTGTTGGCGGTGGAACAGCCCAGCTTTGACCCTGATCAGGCCAGTCGCTTCCTGTTGACGGCGGAACGAACTGGGCTGGAGGTGATCCTTCTGCTCACCAAGACAGACCTCCTCTCAGCTGCAGCGCTCGAGCGGCTTGTGACCCGGTTGCAGGGGTGGGGCTATGACCCGCTGGCGCTGTCCAGTGCAGCTGGAACAGGCATTGATGCTTTACGGCAGCGTTTGGCTGGTGCGCAGCTGTCGGTGCTGTGTGGGCCTTCTGGGGTGGGCAAGAGCAGTCTGCTGAACCAGTTACGTCCTGACCTTCAACTGCGCACGGCTGCGGTGTCCGGTCGACTGCAGCGCGGGCGCCACACCACCCGCCACGTGGAGCTGTTTCCCCTGGGCCCGAGCTCGAGGGTGGCTGACACCCCTGGGTTCAACCGTCCAGATCTGCCGGACAATCCCCAGGAACTGGGTGTCCTCTTTCCGGAGCTGCGGCAGCAACTCGATCCCTGGTCATGTCGCTTCCGCGACTGCCTACATCGCGGTGAGCCCGGTTGCGGTGTGTCCACGGACTGGGAACGCTATGCCCTCTACAAGGCCGCGTTGATCGAGCAGAGCAGCCTCAGCCGCCCATCCCGGGGAGGTTGA
- a CDS encoding YbaB/EbfC family nucleoid-associated protein — protein MAGFGLPNFGQLTEAFKKAQEIQQNAQALQDELDGMEIEGKSNDGRASVWLSGNQQPLRVRLDPALLQEGQQASETATLEALQAAYEQSTATMKGRMEELTGGLNINLPGMGG, from the coding sequence ATGGCAGGGTTCGGACTCCCCAATTTCGGCCAGCTCACCGAAGCCTTCAAAAAGGCTCAGGAGATTCAGCAGAACGCTCAGGCCCTGCAGGACGAACTGGACGGGATGGAGATCGAAGGCAAGAGCAACGATGGCCGTGCCAGCGTTTGGCTGTCGGGCAACCAGCAACCCCTGCGGGTGCGGCTGGACCCAGCCCTACTGCAGGAGGGCCAACAGGCCAGCGAAACGGCCACCCTGGAAGCCCTGCAGGCGGCCTATGAGCAATCCACCGCCACGATGAAGGGCCGGATGGAAGAACTCACCGGTGGCCTAAACATCAACCTCCCCGGGATGGGCGGCTGA